In Luteibacter mycovicinus, a genomic segment contains:
- a CDS encoding voltage-gated chloride channel family protein has product MRGFRSLEQWELLPYIGKWLLIASFVAVLAGTASAWFLIALAWATRTREITPWLPALLPVAGFVIGWVYFRLGKPVEAGNNLLIDEIHDPRKVVPLRMVPLVFAGTIASHLFGASVGREGTAVQMGGALADQLTGVLRLRHEDRRVLLMAGMSAGFAAVFGTPLAGALFGLEVLAIGKLRYDALLPCMIAGIVADRVCVAWGVHHTAYVVGAVAPLNVWTVLSVLVAGLVFGVVGMLFATATHRFGALVKSLIAYPPLRPFFGGIVIAVSVYLLHTEAYIGLGIPTIVAAFDHPLPWWDSVSKFGYTVFSLGTGFKGGEVTPLFFIGATLGNSLAPLLHLPFAMLAGLGFVAVFAGAANTPLATTVMAIELFGPQIAPFAALACVAAYLFSGHTGIYHAQRLGRSKYPRRLPEDLRLGDVAEWRRRNR; this is encoded by the coding sequence ATGCGCGGTTTTCGGTCCCTCGAGCAGTGGGAACTGCTTCCCTACATCGGCAAATGGTTGCTGATCGCTTCGTTCGTCGCGGTTCTCGCGGGAACCGCGTCCGCCTGGTTTCTGATCGCACTGGCGTGGGCGACGCGGACGCGTGAGATCACGCCGTGGCTGCCGGCGTTGCTGCCGGTCGCGGGCTTCGTGATTGGCTGGGTGTACTTTCGGCTGGGCAAGCCGGTGGAAGCAGGCAATAACCTGCTTATCGACGAGATCCACGACCCGCGAAAGGTCGTGCCTTTGCGCATGGTGCCTCTGGTCTTTGCCGGCACCATCGCCTCGCATCTGTTCGGTGCATCGGTCGGGCGTGAAGGCACGGCGGTGCAGATGGGCGGTGCGCTCGCCGATCAGTTGACTGGCGTGCTCCGCCTGCGGCACGAGGATCGGCGTGTCTTGCTGATGGCCGGCATGAGTGCGGGATTCGCGGCGGTCTTCGGTACGCCGCTGGCGGGTGCGTTGTTCGGCCTGGAGGTTCTGGCGATCGGCAAGCTGCGCTATGACGCGCTGTTGCCCTGCATGATCGCGGGCATCGTCGCCGATCGCGTGTGCGTCGCGTGGGGAGTGCATCATACGGCGTACGTGGTCGGCGCCGTGGCGCCATTGAACGTCTGGACCGTGCTCTCCGTCCTCGTGGCGGGGCTCGTCTTCGGCGTCGTTGGCATGCTGTTCGCCACCGCGACACATCGCTTCGGTGCGCTGGTGAAGTCGTTGATCGCGTATCCGCCCTTGCGCCCTTTCTTTGGCGGCATCGTCATTGCGGTATCCGTGTACCTGCTGCACACCGAGGCCTACATAGGGCTCGGCATTCCGACCATCGTGGCCGCGTTCGATCACCCGCTGCCCTGGTGGGACAGTGTCAGCAAGTTCGGCTACACCGTGTTCTCGTTAGGCACCGGCTTCAAGGGTGGCGAGGTCACGCCGCTGTTCTTCATCGGCGCCACGCTTGGCAACAGCCTGGCACCTTTGCTGCACCTCCCGTTCGCCATGCTGGCGGGACTGGGTTTCGTCGCCGTATTCGCCGGCGCGGCCAATACGCCGCTGGCGACCACCGTGATGGCGATCGAGCTCTTCGGTCCGCAGATCGCTCCGTTCGCCGCGCTGGCGTGCGTGGCGGCGTATCTGTTTTCAGGCCATACCGGGATTTATCATGCGCAGCGGCTGGGCCGTTCCAAATACCCACGCCGGTTGCCGGAAGATCTGCGCCTGGGTGACGTGGCCGAGTGGCGTCGACGCAACCGCTGA
- a CDS encoding CocE/NonD family hydrolase codes for MTTLRYSLLVTALSTVIATSTFAGDAPPPSRGTYPALPSETPADFKPTYDGFDYETRDVMIPMRDGVKLHTVILVPKGAKNAGILFTRTPYDASEMTSAVESGHLGVAVSHDDDASDVLVQDGYIRVAQDIRGKYGSEGDYVMNRPLRGPQNPTPVDDSTDAYDTIDWLVKHVPESNGRVAILGISYDGFEPLMALVHPHPALKAAVPMNPMVDGWMGDDWFHHGAFRQQNLEYIYEQTASRKNTHKWWNNYADDYQFFLEGVSAGAIAKRYGMEQLGFWNKVAQHPAYDAFWSDQAVDKALAREPVKVPTMLVASLWDQEDIYGAFAVYKAMKPHDDAHKLFLVAGPWFHGQEVRDGSSLGAVRFGTDTGLYFRQKILRPFLAHYLKDAPATTAPVNAYVTGENRWETGPAWPMDATGGARPTRLVPGPDGTLALGAAAGEPSATAQYVSDPAHPVPYRPRPVGPMSGTGWQHWLTSDQREAASRPDVLTFTTPVLTAPVRISGEPNVHLVASTSGTDSDWVVKLIDVYPDQVAEQPEMGGYELGIAMDIFRGRYREGFTVGKPITPNVPLAYDFRLPNANHVFEPGHRIMIQVQSSWFPLYDRNPQTFVPNILFAQPADFQPATQKLSLGGPDGTYIELPVTGS; via the coding sequence ATCACGACGCTCCGTTACTCCCTGCTGGTCACCGCCTTGTCCACCGTCATCGCCACCTCGACCTTCGCCGGCGATGCTCCGCCGCCCTCCAGGGGCACGTATCCGGCATTGCCCAGCGAAACGCCGGCCGACTTCAAGCCGACGTACGACGGTTTCGACTACGAGACGCGCGACGTGATGATCCCCATGCGTGACGGGGTCAAGTTGCACACGGTGATCCTGGTGCCCAAGGGCGCGAAGAACGCGGGTATCCTGTTCACACGCACGCCCTACGACGCGTCCGAAATGACCAGCGCGGTCGAGAGCGGTCACCTCGGCGTCGCGGTCAGTCACGACGACGACGCCAGCGATGTGCTCGTGCAGGACGGTTACATCCGCGTCGCGCAGGACATTCGCGGCAAGTACGGTTCGGAAGGCGATTACGTGATGAATCGTCCGCTGCGCGGGCCGCAGAACCCGACTCCGGTCGACGATTCCACCGATGCCTACGACACCATCGACTGGCTGGTGAAACACGTGCCGGAGAGCAACGGCCGTGTGGCGATTCTCGGCATTTCATACGACGGCTTCGAACCGCTGATGGCGCTCGTGCATCCGCATCCCGCCCTGAAGGCGGCCGTGCCGATGAACCCGATGGTCGATGGCTGGATGGGCGACGACTGGTTCCATCACGGCGCGTTCCGTCAGCAGAACCTCGAATACATCTACGAGCAGACCGCCTCGCGCAAGAACACGCACAAGTGGTGGAACAACTACGCGGACGACTACCAGTTCTTCCTGGAAGGCGTGTCGGCCGGCGCGATCGCGAAGCGCTACGGGATGGAACAGCTGGGCTTCTGGAACAAGGTGGCGCAGCATCCGGCCTACGATGCGTTCTGGTCCGATCAGGCGGTGGACAAGGCGCTGGCCCGCGAACCCGTCAAGGTGCCGACGATGCTGGTGGCGAGCCTGTGGGATCAGGAAGACATCTACGGTGCCTTTGCCGTTTACAAGGCGATGAAGCCGCACGACGACGCGCACAAGCTCTTCCTCGTGGCGGGCCCATGGTTCCACGGCCAGGAAGTCCGCGACGGCAGCAGTCTTGGCGCAGTCCGCTTCGGCACGGACACCGGGCTCTACTTCCGCCAGAAGATCCTCCGTCCGTTCCTCGCGCACTACCTGAAAGACGCGCCGGCCACGACAGCGCCGGTCAACGCGTATGTCACCGGCGAGAACCGTTGGGAGACCGGTCCGGCATGGCCGATGGACGCGACGGGCGGTGCACGGCCGACGCGGCTCGTGCCTGGTCCGGATGGCACCCTGGCGCTGGGCGCAGCGGCGGGAGAGCCGTCCGCTACGGCGCAATACGTTTCCGATCCGGCACATCCGGTGCCGTACCGTCCGCGTCCGGTCGGTCCGATGTCGGGTACGGGCTGGCAGCACTGGCTGACCAGCGACCAGCGCGAGGCGGCATCGCGCCCCGATGTGCTGACCTTCACGACCCCGGTGCTTACCGCGCCGGTCCGCATCAGCGGCGAGCCGAACGTTCACCTCGTGGCCAGCACCAGCGGTACGGACAGCGACTGGGTGGTGAAGCTGATCGATGTCTATCCCGATCAGGTCGCCGAGCAGCCGGAGATGGGCGGCTACGAACTCGGGATCGCGATGGATATCTTCCGCGGCCGTTATCGGGAAGGCTTCACCGTCGGCAAGCCGATTACTCCCAACGTGCCGCTGGCGTATGACTTCCGTCTGCCGAACGCCAACCACGTGTTCGAGCCCGGCCACCGGATCATGATCCAGGTACAGTCCAGCTGGTTCCCCCTGTACGACCGCAATCCGCAGACCTTCGTACCCAACATCCTGTTCGCGCAGCCGGCGGACTTCCAGCCGGCGACGCAGAAGCTGTCGCTGGGTGGGCCGGACGGCACGTATATCGAGTTGCCTGTCACGGGTTCCTGA
- a CDS encoding DUF3299 domain-containing protein: MIARLCCLAFAVCVAGCARDGTDDTAAQGPATAATSELARAQAAADEGRARRARAGADGIAAANAFAASRGNAAVAAAPAAPLLGLPDENGFADLDWSRMVPPEDFKALEDAPPVLHVGNQRMKQVGTLHTVAALDGRKIRLPGYVVPLETDDDGRMTEFFFVPFYGACIHVPPPPPNMLVHVRLAKGIDTPSLYDPVTLKGVMHTQVTENAMAASAYAMDGATIEPYRNDDEERLRRAFE, encoded by the coding sequence GTGATCGCGCGCCTGTGCTGTCTCGCCTTTGCCGTGTGCGTTGCGGGGTGTGCTCGCGACGGTACTGACGACACCGCGGCGCAGGGCCCGGCGACGGCGGCGACATCCGAGCTCGCGCGTGCGCAGGCGGCTGCCGATGAAGGTCGCGCGCGACGAGCCAGAGCGGGTGCTGACGGTATCGCTGCGGCGAATGCTTTCGCGGCGTCGCGTGGCAACGCGGCCGTGGCCGCAGCACCCGCCGCACCCTTGCTCGGCCTGCCCGACGAAAACGGGTTCGCCGATCTCGACTGGAGCCGGATGGTGCCACCGGAAGATTTCAAGGCGCTGGAGGACGCACCTCCGGTGCTGCACGTCGGTAATCAGCGCATGAAGCAGGTCGGTACCTTGCATACCGTAGCCGCGCTCGACGGCAGGAAGATCCGCTTGCCCGGCTATGTCGTGCCACTGGAGACGGATGACGACGGCAGGATGACCGAGTTCTTCTTCGTGCCGTTTTACGGCGCGTGTATCCACGTCCCCCCGCCGCCACCGAACATGCTGGTGCACGTGCGCCTGGCGAAGGGCATCGATACGCCGAGCCTGTACGACCCGGTGACGCTGAAGGGCGTGATGCACACCCAGGTGACCGAGAACGCGATGGCCGCTTCCGCGTACGCGATGGACGGCGCCACCATCGAGCCGTATCGCAACGATGACGAAGAGCGCCTGAGGCGTGCGTTCGAATGA
- a CDS encoding ABC transporter permease: MNVFSITLKSLRQRRTGVALTVITIALSVFLLLGVERVRTDARQSFASTVSGTDLLVGARSGPVNLLLYAVFHVGEATNNITWKTYQDIRAMPEVAWTVPLSLGDSHRGFRVTGTTSDFFLHYRYGARKPLAFAAGHAFSDLYDAVIGAEVARRLHYGVGDTIVLAHGLGGPATALHSDKPFRISGVLAPTGTPVDATIAVSLEAIEAIHVDWRSGVRLPGMTSSADQARHRDLTPKAITACLVGLRSRLSAFAVQRALNEYPDEALLAVLPGVALGELWHLLGTAENALRVVSAMVVLVGISGMLTALLAMLNERRREMAVLRAVGASTRTVFALLVAESTLLTLIGMVAGGVLLFAVTLLAHDYLLANAGIVLNATPSAQEGWLLLSVLVLGSLSGCIPGWIAYRRSLADGLQVRL, encoded by the coding sequence ATGAACGTCTTCAGCATCACGTTGAAAAGCCTGCGCCAGCGTCGCACCGGTGTCGCGCTGACCGTGATCACCATCGCCCTCAGTGTCTTTCTGCTGCTGGGCGTCGAGCGCGTCCGCACCGACGCGCGGCAGAGTTTCGCCAGTACCGTCTCCGGGACCGACCTGCTCGTCGGCGCACGCTCCGGTCCCGTGAATCTGCTGCTCTATGCGGTATTTCATGTGGGGGAGGCGACGAACAACATCACGTGGAAGACCTATCAGGACATCCGTGCGATGCCTGAAGTGGCCTGGACCGTGCCGCTGTCGCTGGGCGATTCGCACCGCGGTTTCCGGGTCACGGGCACGACCTCCGATTTTTTCCTGCACTACCGCTATGGGGCACGCAAGCCGCTGGCATTCGCGGCCGGACATGCCTTTTCCGACCTTTATGACGCGGTGATCGGCGCGGAGGTCGCGCGTCGTCTGCACTATGGTGTTGGAGACACCATCGTCCTCGCCCACGGGCTGGGCGGCCCCGCAACGGCGCTACATTCGGACAAGCCGTTTCGTATCTCGGGCGTACTGGCGCCGACGGGCACACCGGTCGATGCGACGATCGCGGTGAGTCTGGAGGCGATCGAGGCCATTCACGTGGACTGGCGCTCCGGTGTCCGTCTGCCGGGAATGACGTCCAGCGCCGATCAGGCGCGACACAGGGACCTGACGCCCAAGGCGATCACCGCCTGCCTGGTCGGGCTGCGTTCGCGCCTGTCGGCCTTCGCCGTGCAGCGTGCGCTGAACGAATATCCCGACGAGGCGCTGCTCGCGGTGCTGCCGGGCGTCGCGCTGGGCGAGCTGTGGCACTTGCTGGGTACCGCTGAGAATGCCCTGCGCGTCGTCAGCGCGATGGTGGTGCTGGTCGGCATCTCGGGCATGTTGACGGCGTTGCTGGCGATGCTCAACGAACGACGTCGTGAAATGGCGGTACTGCGCGCGGTGGGGGCATCCACACGCACGGTCTTCGCGTTGCTGGTCGCGGAGAGCACCTTGCTGACTCTTATCGGCATGGTCGCGGGCGGGGTCCTGCTGTTTGCGGTGACACTGCTGGCGCACGATTATCTGCTGGCGAACGCGGGCATCGTGCTTAATGCCACGCCCTCGGCGCAGGAAGGGTGGTTGCTGCTGAGCGTGCTGGTGCTCGGTTCGTTGTCGGGATGCATTCCGGGATGGATCGCGTATCGACGTTCCCTGGCCGATGGCCTGCAGGTGCGCCTGTGA
- a CDS encoding ABC transporter ATP-binding protein has protein sequence MIPYGDEALLRCRGLRFAWPSSDTVLMLDDFHVASGERLFLCGPSGSGKSTLLGLIAGVLSPAAGEVNVLGTPLSSLSASARDRFRADHLGYIFQQFNLLPFLDPVENVLLGCAWSPARTARAGDARIEASRLLGALGLDRRTLSRRKTSELSVGQQQRVAAARALIGGPELIVADEPTSALDIAARDSFLQLLLGECTRHGTGVVFVSHDMSLARHFDRALALGNLPSHQLVA, from the coding sequence ATGATTCCTTACGGCGATGAGGCGCTGCTGCGGTGCAGAGGCCTGCGTTTCGCGTGGCCGTCTTCCGATACGGTGCTGATGCTGGACGATTTCCACGTCGCCTCCGGCGAGCGGCTGTTCCTGTGCGGGCCCAGCGGCAGTGGGAAAAGTACCTTGCTCGGGCTCATCGCAGGCGTCCTCTCGCCAGCCGCCGGTGAAGTGAATGTGCTGGGTACGCCCTTGTCGTCGCTGAGCGCCTCGGCGCGGGACCGCTTCCGTGCGGACCACCTCGGTTACATCTTTCAGCAGTTCAACCTGCTGCCCTTTCTGGATCCGGTCGAAAACGTACTGCTCGGGTGCGCGTGGTCGCCCGCGCGTACGGCACGCGCAGGCGATGCGCGTATCGAAGCGTCGCGACTGCTCGGCGCCCTTGGCCTCGATCGGCGCACCCTGTCGCGACGAAAAACCAGCGAGCTCAGCGTCGGACAACAACAGCGCGTGGCCGCCGCGCGTGCCCTCATCGGTGGCCCTGAACTGATCGTCGCCGACGAGCCGACCTCGGCGCTGGACATCGCCGCACGCGACAGCTTTTTGCAACTCCTTCTGGGCGAGTGCACGCGGCACGGCACCGGCGTGGTTTTCGTCAGCCATGACATGTCACTGGCGCGCCATTTCGATCGTGCCCTGGCGCTGGGCAACCTTCCTTCCCACCAGCTGGTCGCCTGA
- a CDS encoding ZrgA family zinc uptake protein: MAVRWWLLLGSVLVTGAAGAEVRHVGAHVHGRATVDISIENNMVAAELNLAGHDAVGFEHPPGTPPERAALARAKAVLQSGRWLEAARAADCHVAEAHVDAHGFDATDTSGAHVDLHADYRLLCAHPDKLNALDVRLVETFPSLKTVVVNVLSANGSHQQVLDPGVVRVDVQP, translated from the coding sequence ATGGCTGTGCGTTGGTGGTTGCTGCTGGGCAGCGTGCTTGTGACTGGCGCCGCTGGCGCGGAAGTCCGGCATGTGGGTGCGCACGTGCACGGACGGGCGACGGTCGATATCTCGATCGAGAACAACATGGTCGCCGCCGAGCTCAATCTGGCCGGGCACGACGCCGTCGGGTTCGAGCATCCGCCGGGCACACCGCCGGAGCGGGCGGCACTCGCTCGTGCGAAGGCGGTGTTGCAGTCGGGGCGTTGGCTGGAAGCGGCACGCGCCGCGGATTGCCACGTCGCCGAGGCACACGTCGACGCCCATGGTTTCGATGCCACGGACACCTCGGGCGCGCACGTCGACCTGCACGCCGACTATCGGCTGCTTTGCGCGCACCCGGACAAGCTCAACGCGCTCGATGTGCGACTGGTCGAAACGTTTCCTTCGCTGAAGACCGTCGTAGTCAACGTGCTGTCCGCGAACGGTAGTCACCAGCAGGTGCTCGACCCCGGCGTCGTACGGGTGGACGTGCAGCCATGA
- a CDS encoding MerC domain-containing protein: MTSIASRQPSSSLDRFASFWAIGCAIHCLALPLVLFAVPSLYLALYSFASPHRELAMALLRLISLEPWFIATGALISTLAMVRAWQRHRRAGPPALAAAGIATLFAAWYFAAWADGWMHTGGVLMGGALLVTAHTWNVKCVRSVRRDVL, translated from the coding sequence ATGACAAGCATCGCGTCGCGCCAGCCCTCCTCGTCACTCGATCGTTTCGCCTCTTTCTGGGCGATCGGGTGCGCTATCCACTGCCTCGCCCTGCCCCTGGTCCTGTTCGCCGTACCGTCGCTCTACCTCGCGCTGTATTCGTTCGCATCGCCCCACCGCGAGCTCGCCATGGCACTGCTGCGGCTGATCAGTCTGGAGCCTTGGTTCATTGCGACCGGCGCGCTTATCAGCACGCTCGCCATGGTCAGGGCATGGCAGCGGCACCGGCGAGCCGGACCGCCCGCGCTGGCCGCAGCCGGCATCGCGACCTTGTTTGCCGCGTGGTACTTCGCCGCGTGGGCCGACGGGTGGATGCACACCGGCGGCGTCCTGATGGGCGGCGCGCTGCTCGTCACCGCACATACGTGGAACGTGAAGTGCGTCCGATCGGTAAGGCGTGACGTTTTGTGA
- a CDS encoding MASE1 domain-containing protein, whose translation MSNASHTRTHSALSTEPRWISGSAFLAVAAAYAAVYEIARYISPSSQWNLMAGLRLAAILLVPRRYWPALIVGEWAPLIQKCAINAGRFGMEWAILGGIPLMIVCMPLVMLARRRGPFPFRDGEIHLPSVLLVAAACALGSAVVDTAGLSAAIDASRGASPAIYLRDSFYAYLLGDFCGMVPVVPALFALKDVFNAGRSGAWRRVRNIPLTSALVALCLAGWIGIVLIQERLHLHGAELQALRLCAMLPVLALTLRFGWQGGALAGVFALAAVMSTAGESTDVSIIEAQVVMSIAMAGALLIGMPIARRTRERHAGRVTARAG comes from the coding sequence ATGTCGAATGCGAGCCACACACGGACACACTCTGCCCTGAGCACGGAACCCAGGTGGATCTCCGGCAGTGCGTTTCTTGCCGTCGCGGCGGCCTACGCCGCGGTATATGAGATAGCCCGTTACATATCGCCATCCAGCCAGTGGAATCTGATGGCCGGACTCCGCCTCGCCGCGATCCTGCTGGTTCCTCGTCGCTACTGGCCCGCCCTGATCGTGGGCGAGTGGGCGCCGCTCATTCAGAAATGCGCGATCAACGCCGGACGGTTCGGCATGGAGTGGGCCATTCTCGGCGGGATTCCCCTGATGATCGTCTGTATGCCGCTGGTCATGCTGGCCAGGCGACGGGGCCCGTTTCCGTTCCGTGACGGGGAAATCCACCTTCCCAGCGTCCTGCTGGTAGCCGCGGCATGCGCACTGGGCAGCGCCGTGGTCGATACGGCCGGACTCAGCGCGGCGATCGACGCCTCCCGCGGCGCATCGCCGGCCATCTATCTGCGCGACTCCTTCTACGCCTATCTGCTGGGTGACTTCTGCGGAATGGTCCCCGTCGTGCCGGCGTTGTTCGCCTTGAAGGATGTGTTCAACGCGGGACGGTCCGGTGCCTGGCGACGCGTGCGAAACATCCCGCTCACCAGCGCGCTCGTCGCACTTTGCCTGGCCGGCTGGATCGGGATAGTGCTTATACAGGAACGTCTGCACCTGCACGGCGCGGAGCTGCAGGCACTTCGTCTGTGCGCGATGCTACCGGTGCTCGCCCTGACGCTGCGCTTCGGCTGGCAGGGCGGCGCGCTCGCCGGCGTCTTCGCCCTCGCGGCGGTGATGTCGACGGCAGGCGAGTCGACCGACGTGTCGATCATTGAGGCGCAGGTTGTCATGAGCATCGCCATGGCAGGCGCCTTGCTGATCGGCATGCCCATCGCGCGGCGTACGCGCGAACGCCACGCGGGCCGCGTCACGGCGAGGGCGGGCTGA
- a CDS encoding LysR family transcriptional regulator, translating to MDALEADQLLTFLAVVDTGSFTAAARRLERDASVVSRRVAALEARLGIRLLERSTRRVSATEAGMQFRERVRQAMDLVRTAEDEARDFADAPSGLLRVTLAPAFGRMWVAPRLTEFLALHPSVRIEASFSDRYVDMVAEGFDVAVRIGEMKDSRLISQRVAPAGRMICAAPSYLERRPPLTTPDDLTRHDCLGFTPMFTHPVWHLQRGREERAVKVAGRIESDDIHALVSAAVAGAGVLMAADWLVAHELADGRLVPVLDGWRAKGETGIYVIRASTRHAPAKTRAFVEWLAEALAPAPWGYPLSPPSP from the coding sequence ATGGACGCGCTCGAGGCCGACCAGCTACTCACCTTCCTTGCCGTGGTCGACACGGGGAGTTTCACGGCCGCCGCCCGCCGGCTGGAGCGGGATGCCTCCGTCGTATCGCGCCGTGTGGCTGCCCTCGAGGCACGTCTTGGCATTCGCCTGCTCGAGCGATCGACCCGGCGGGTAAGCGCGACCGAAGCGGGCATGCAATTTCGCGAGCGCGTGCGGCAGGCGATGGACCTGGTGCGGACGGCCGAGGACGAGGCGCGCGATTTCGCCGATGCGCCATCGGGGTTGCTGCGAGTCACCCTGGCACCGGCTTTCGGACGCATGTGGGTCGCGCCGCGACTCACGGAGTTTCTGGCGCTGCATCCCTCCGTGCGTATCGAGGCGAGCTTCAGCGACCGCTATGTCGACATGGTCGCGGAGGGCTTCGACGTGGCGGTGCGCATCGGCGAGATGAAAGACAGCCGACTGATCAGCCAGCGCGTCGCACCCGCCGGTCGGATGATCTGCGCTGCGCCATCGTACCTGGAGCGACGGCCGCCGTTGACGACGCCCGACGATCTGACCCGGCACGACTGCCTCGGTTTCACGCCGATGTTCACGCACCCCGTATGGCATCTGCAGCGCGGCCGCGAGGAACGGGCGGTGAAAGTGGCGGGACGTATCGAGTCGGACGACATACACGCCCTCGTCAGTGCCGCCGTCGCCGGGGCAGGCGTGCTGATGGCCGCCGACTGGCTCGTGGCGCATGAGCTTGCGGATGGACGTCTCGTCCCTGTACTCGACGGGTGGCGGGCGAAGGGCGAGACAGGCATCTATGTCATCCGTGCGTCGACGCGTCACGCACCGGCGAAGACCCGTGCCTTCGTCGAGTGGCTGGCGGAGGCGTTGGCGCCGGCCCCCTGGGGCTATCCACTCAGCCCGCCCTCGCCGTGA
- a CDS encoding zinc-dependent alcohol dehydrogenase family protein, with protein MRAFQLTSASIDSLTASELPTPQPGPGDVLIRLRAASLNFLDVAVARGDFGPDHFPRIPVADGAGEIAGLGDGVEGWAVGDRVAPALMARWLAGPIQPSSHDAVRGVTVPGSLAQYTVAPASSLVRIPDGLTWEEAATLPVAATTAWNGLVRGHVRPGSTVALLGTGGVSLFALPLAKAAGARVIITSSSDDKLERARTLGADEVINYTTTPAWDERVLELTHGRGADLVIESVGAATFPRSMNAVAFAGTIFVIGFVGGAELTIPVLPIQLKTISILGNNTGSVSDFAAAVRAIEMAGIKPVIDKVFAFDDAKAAFHYLADAGHVGKVVIRID; from the coding sequence ATGCGAGCCTTTCAGCTGACATCCGCTTCCATCGACTCCCTCACCGCGAGCGAGCTGCCGACACCGCAGCCCGGCCCGGGCGACGTTCTCATCCGGCTACGCGCCGCGAGTCTCAACTTCCTGGACGTCGCGGTGGCCCGCGGCGACTTCGGCCCCGACCACTTTCCACGGATTCCCGTGGCCGATGGTGCCGGCGAAATCGCCGGGCTGGGCGATGGCGTGGAAGGCTGGGCTGTGGGCGATCGTGTCGCGCCCGCGCTGATGGCCCGGTGGCTCGCCGGCCCGATTCAGCCTTCGTCGCACGACGCCGTTCGCGGCGTCACCGTCCCGGGTTCCCTCGCGCAATACACGGTCGCCCCAGCGTCGTCGCTTGTCCGTATCCCGGATGGACTGACGTGGGAAGAAGCCGCGACCTTGCCCGTCGCCGCGACCACGGCCTGGAACGGCCTCGTCAGAGGCCACGTGCGCCCGGGCTCGACCGTCGCCCTGCTTGGCACCGGTGGCGTGAGCCTGTTCGCGCTGCCGTTAGCGAAGGCCGCCGGGGCTCGCGTGATCATCACGTCGTCGTCCGACGACAAGCTGGAACGAGCCCGGACGCTCGGCGCCGACGAGGTCATCAACTACACCACCACGCCCGCGTGGGACGAGCGCGTGCTCGAACTGACCCATGGCAGGGGTGCGGACCTGGTGATCGAATCCGTCGGTGCGGCCACGTTCCCCCGGTCCATGAATGCCGTCGCCTTCGCAGGCACGATCTTCGTCATCGGTTTCGTCGGCGGCGCGGAACTGACGATCCCCGTGCTCCCCATCCAGCTGAAAACGATATCGATCCTCGGCAACAACACGGGATCGGTGAGCGACTTCGCCGCCGCGGTGCGGGCCATTGAGATGGCGGGGATCAAGCCGGTCATCGACAAGGTATTCGCTTTCGACGACGCGAAGGCGGCCTTTCACTACCTTGCCGATGCGGGACACGTCGGCAAGGTGGTCATTCGGATCGACTAG